Genomic segment of Paenibacillaceae bacterium GAS479:
ATAAGCGGCGATTGCGCTGTGCGCAAGCTTGCTCTCATGAACTGAGCAAGCTGCCGCGTCAGATGGCGAGCATCACCAGGATTCGTGCGGATTAACGTCACAATCGAGTTCAATGTATTAAATAGAAAATGCGGATGGATCTGCGCTTGCAGCGCCCGCAGCTCCGCATCCTTAGTCAGCACTTCCAGCTCCGTCGCTCGCGCCAGCGTGAGATGCGTAGAGATAAGCTTGCTGAGGCCGGAGGCGAACTCCTCCTCCACTTTGCGCACATGCTTGCGGCTGCGATAAAACAGCTGTAACACCCCCACTGGCTGTCCGGCCTGCTGGAATGGAATCAGCACGACCGCGCCAGGACCTTGTTTTGCCTCCAGCGTCCCTCTGCGAGCGAGCGCTGTCAGCTTTTGCTTCAGCTGTCCTCCTTCCGCTTGGGATGAAGAGCTGTCCGCATAGGCCGCAAGCTCTGCCACCACAACCTCGCCGGTACGGACAGCCTTTTGGCACAGAGATGATACAGCAGGATGCTCCGGGCGGCTTCGTTCCATCCCCGGACCTGTGTAAGCGAGGACAGATGTCATATCCGTCACCGCAACGGCATCAACGCTCAGCGTCATGGACAACACGCGGGCCGCCTCCGCAGCGCTTTCTTCCGTAAGCTTTTGCTCCAAATGAGGCAGTACCGTACCGGCAACAGCGAGCGCACGTTGCGTCTCGACTGCTCCAGCCCGCTCCTGCTCTCTCAGCGCAACCTGAATCATTGCGACAAATAGAGCGATGCCGATACTGCTCGCCAGCACCATCGGCACTCCGATCTCATTGACGAGATGAATGGACTCCGGCGAAGAAGTCGTGTAGATCAGGATGATTCCCATCTGCAGGATTGGAGCGAACACGCCGATAAAAAAAGCTTTAATCGGCGCAATAATGCGCTCCTCATAGAAAAACAGGGCCACCAGCCCTGCCAGCAGGCCGATTATCGGCGTGGAAATGAGGTAGGAGCCGGCAGCGAGCCCGCCAAGCGAAGCCGCATGCGCCCCGGCGATCAAACCGGCGCCGGTTCCTACACCGGCCCCGCCGAACAGGCCGGCCAGCACAACGCCGATCAGCGCGGAATGGGCCAACAGCTGCTCGCTATCTACCCCGCGAATCCAAAAGCGGGCATCCATGCCTTCCGGCCCGGCCAGCACGCCGGCATGCGTACCGGCAATGCCGATGAGCCCGAACATGACGGCGTACAGCACGCCCGTTTTCAGTGTAATGGCACGATCCAGCAGCATGCGGAACAACGGCAGCCTCGTCATAATAAACATCAGAATGAGCAGCATGCCCATCCGCTCGATGAGTACCCGGGTGTAGGTTTCCATTTGCAATCATCCCGCCCATTGCGCCATGGTGACGCTGTCATTTTGATAATCCAGAAGAAACCTTCTGATATGGGGCATGCTATACTGATGAAATTAAGTCGAAACCCTCTCCTGGAAGGATGATATCGAATGGCCAAATTAACCCCTTATCTGATGTGCGAGGACGCCCGGGCTCAGGCGAATTTCTATATTGAGTCGCTTGGCGGCGAAGTTCTCTCGGTCATGACACACAGGGATATTCCAGGCGCGGAAGAGAACGCCCCGGACAAAGTGCTACATATGGCAGTTACGATAGCAGGTGTTCCGTTATTCTTGACCGACAGCTTCATGTCCCAACAGAATGGCAACGCCTTGTACCTGGCGCTGGAATACCAGGAGGATGAAGAGGCTCATCGCGCATTTAATAATCTCGCAGTTGGAGCCGAGATCCGCCACCCCCTGGAGAAGGCGTTCTGGGGTACATTGTTCGGCCAACTAACGGACAAGTACGGCGTGAACTGGATGATCACAACCGAGCAGCAAGCCAGCCAAGCTTAAGCTCCCTTCATTCGAGCGGGCAGCAAGTCCTTCACGGACTTAGCTGCCCGCTCGTTTTTCGATTATTAGCCCCCCTCATCATCCCAGCTCGGGAAAAACCCGTTTAAGGCTGCCGGCAAGCTCCGCCTGTGCCTTTTTGGTCATGCCGGCGACAACGAGCAGATAGCTTTCCCGCATCATGCCTTCAACTACTGCCTCCGGCACCTCCCCGTTTAAGACGACAGTATTCCAATGACGTTTGTTCATATGATAGCCCGGAAGCACCGCGCCCGGATACGTTTCCCGCTGCAGCCAGGCCTCGTCGGGGCTGGTCTTGAGGTTGACGCTTTCGTTTTCTCCGGTGTGGCCAAACAGCGCGAACATTTTCTCCTTTACATAAAGCACCTGCAGATCCGGATCAAATGGCGTCTTCACACTCGTCCCGGGGTACCCAAGGCCAATTGTAATGAGCTTGTCATGGTTCATCCTTTAACCTCCCCAACATTTTCTGATAAGTATAGTTATCTCACTTAATGATTGACGGGACAAGAGAACAGTGGGACTAGTCATACACATAGTAAGGAGGACAAGGTGGAGCGGGCTCCGCTGTTTCCCCCGCAACATTCCCGTGTAAAAACCGTCTGAAGTGTACTCATGCAACTCCACAACCATTCCCAGAGGAGGGTAATTGGATTATGAAAAAGAGTTGGAAAACAACAGCAGCATCACTGCTCGTATTATCCATGACCGCAAGCGGAGGAACCGCAGCATTCGCTATGGAGGGCCAACCGGCTCCCGCTCCCGGCCAAGTCGCCATTACCGCAGCCCCATCGGATGCGTCGTCCCTTCAAAAAATCAACAAGGATTTTATAAAACTGTTAGCTTCGGGCAAGCTTGCCCAGTCTATCGCTTACTTGAACAACAATTTGTCCAAGGTTGATAAGTGGACCGCTTCGATGATGGTGCTTCGCTTAGAAAATGCCCAAAATGCAGCGCTCAAAAAGCTTAGTCTGCGATTCGACGAAAAGATGCAAAAATCTATCGGTAACGCTTGGAAAAAGGCAGGATTCGGCGGGGTGCCTCTTGATGATCTCTGGAGCAAGGGAGGCAGCGGAACCTACACCTCGCTGCTGAAAAATGTGAAGGATGAGGCGACTCGCAAGATATTAACAGATGCACGCGACCAAGGATATGTCCTTGATACACAGGAGGGTTGGTTTAGCCCGCTGCCCAACTATCCTATGTATGAAAAATGGAAGTCCTATGTTTCGTCCGACATCAAGTCGTATATCGATATAATGTCCCTTGAGACCCGAATTCCAGTGTGGAGAGATAATTCGGTCGTCATTTCTTGGGCCGATCTGCTCCAGCGCAACCTGGGCCAAGAGAAGTTTTTGCTCAGCTATAAGAGTTCTAATCGCTACAATCAGGTAAAGGCCCACTACGATAGGTCCAGACAGGGTGTATTCTACGGCGACAACAACACGATGCTGTTCGATTATGAAACAAATAAGATCCAGCCGGATGCTCTTGAAGCCTATAAAAAGGCTATCGCTGCCGGCGATACCAAAAGCAGCCCGCTGCTGATGAAACTTTCGAATTTCCTCAAGGTCGTGGAGCGCAACGACGGCAAGCTGACGGATGAAGTGTTGCAATGGCGGAAGAAGCAAGTTTCGAACGGGTAAATAAATATACCAAAACAAGCTGGAGCAGCGCTGCTCCAGCTTGTTTTGGTTGATAGGCGATTAGTCAATTAGGCTTGCAAATCCCGGTATTTACTTCCTTGATTACTCACTCGTGTGCTTGTTGAATGCCATTTATCTGTTCACTGTTACGCTCAAAATCTCGCTGGATGTGACACCGGCGGCGTTGGCCAGCTCAACCTGATAAATATAAGTACCTGGAGCACGTCCCGCTACATCGGTAAAAGCGCTCTGGGCACTTGGCGTTGCCGCCTTCATCGATTGCGTGTCGATTAACACGCCATTCTCGAACAGGCGATACTCCGTAGCGTTAGTGCCCCACCACAGATTGGCCGTCACGCGATAGCTGCCGTCGCCATCCCAGTTGTTGTGGGAAAGAGCCGGCTTGCCGGGATTCGCGTCCGTCACCTGTACAGCGAGGGATGCACTCTTTGTCACACCATGAACGTTGATGAGCTCGGCTGTGTAAATATAAGTTCCGTTTGTCTTGCCGGTCAGATCAGTTTTTAATGACTGAGCGGAAGGCGTTTTGTCGCTCAGTACCGAGGTGCGGATCAGCTTGCCGTTCTCATAGAGACGGAAAATCGTGCCGTTATTGCCCCACCACATATTCATCGTCACGCTGTAGCTGCCGTCTTTTAGCCCCGTGTTATGGCCATTGTTGTCGCTCAGCATTGGTGCCCCCGGAGCGCCTTTGGCAATGCTGCTGCCAGAGGTAATCTGGAATGCCGTCGTCTGTTCGGCTGCATTGCCAGCGGCATCCGTTACGATGTAGCGGATGTTATGGCTGCCGAGGCCAAGGTCGGCGGCCGATAGTTCCTGGCCGCTGGCCAGCGGCTGGCCATTCAGCAGAAGCTGTGTCGAGACTACGCCGGACAACGCGTCGGTTGCAGTCAGCTCGAAGCGCAGCGTATCCGTGAACAACGCATTCGTTACCGGTGCTCCGGACTGCGTCAGCTTCACGGCCGGAACGGTGCGGTCAATGCGTAGATCCAGCTTTTTCGCGGACTCTCGGTTACCAGCAGCATCGACGGAATTATAGGTGATCGATGTCTGGCCTTCCGCTGTCACCGTGACTGGCCCTTCGTACAACGTAGGACTGCCGCCATTCAGGGCATAGGATGTCGTAACTTTACCGGCTCGGTCATCCGTAGCCGTCAGCGTAAAGCTTACTTCCCCGTTATGCCAGCCCGCTTCATTCGCTGCCGAAGACAGCGCAATTTCCGTTACGGGTGCGGTCCGATCGGCCGGAGCGGCAATGTCCTGCAAGCCACGAGGCTTGAGCTGATAAACATCCCTGAAGATCGAAGAAATTCCCTGCAGCATGACTCGATCGCCATTGGCGTACGGGAAGCTATTCAAGCTCAAGCCGGTGCGTGCATCTACGCGAATACGCGTCGTGACGTCACCAGCAATCGCATCGAACTCGAAAGAACCAGTCGGAGTCGCGCTCTTCAAGTTCGCAATGACTGCCTCACCGATGCTGATTAACATGCCTTGATTGCCCGCAGTTACCGTAGTTGCTGATGCAGCCCTCGGGAGTGGCCCATTCTCTACAATGTTCATAGCCGTAAGCTCGGCCAGCTCAAGTTCCGTGTTGTAGAGGGTCAGCTTACCGGTCAGCACGACCCGGTCACCTGGTTTTACACCAGGTGTGCTTTGGAAGATGTACAAACCGCCAGTTGCATCCTGAATGTAAAAGGACTCTCCACCGCCGTAAATTCCGGGCTGGCTGGCAACAACGCCGGAAACCGTAACCGTTGCGCCCGGAGCCTGCGCTCTCGCTTCAGCGATGGTCAGGCTAGGCGCCGGAGTTGCCGTTGGGGTCGGCTCTGGCGTAGCCGTCGGCGCGACGGTTGGCTCCGGCGTTGGCGTTGGCGCGACGGTTGGCTCCAGAGTTGGCGTCGGCGCCAAAGTTGGTTCCGGCGTTGGTGTTGGTGTTGGTGTTGGTGTTGGTGTTGGTGTTGGTGTTGGTGTTGGTGTTGGTGTTGGTGTTGGTGTTGGTGTTGGTGTTGGTGTTGGTGTTGGTGTTGGTGTTGGTGTTGGTGTTGTCGAAGGCGTAGGAGTTGGCGTCGCCTCTGGCGGCAGCGTCTCAACAGGCACGTCGCCAAGCGTGATAGCGACCGTTTTCAGGTTCGAGCCGGATAAGCGAAGCCGCATGTTGGCTGCTCCGCTCGAGCCCGGCTTCAGCCGCATGTTTAGCAGCTTGGAGGCGTAGCCCGAGCTATCAGCCTGCAGGCTGAATGCGGAGCTGTAGCCATATGCGGACGGCCAGCTTCCGTCTTCATTTTGCAGCTGGGCGACCTGGGAGCCGTTCGACGTTGTGTAAATGCCGAAGCTGTAACCCGACACGCTCGCATTCGGCGTGAGGCCGCTCGCGGTGATGCGTACCGGGAACTCTGCGCCGCTGCTAGGCAACACGGCTTGGTTCGTGAAGCCGTAGTTGACCGTACCCGGAACCGGCGTCGGAGATGTGGTTGGCGATACCGTCGGCGTTGGCGCCGTTCCCGTATAACCATAGGAGCCGGCACGGTAAGTCGCAGAATCATACCATTTGTAGCCGGCGTTCGGCGCGGACCAAGGCTCGGCCTGCGGCTCTGTGGAGGATGCCGGATCTTCTATGGCAAGTAGCGGCGTCGGCTGATCGAGCTGAAGCCCATCCACCTGCGAGAAGTTTGTGTAGCTCTCGTCAACGGCGAGCCAGTCGATCAGATTGACGAGCAGCTCCGCGTCATCCTGTTCTTTGAAGCCGTCGTAAGTCGTTTTGCGGGAGCCCGTGTCCTCGCGGAGATACTTCGGCGTTGCATCCTCAACCGGCGAGGAATCGCCGATGAAAGCCGCTTTGCCAGCACCTTTTTTGGATACAGCCACATAGGGGCCCTCTTCGATGCCCCCGCCATTGTAGACACCCTGGTCTACCGCATTGCCCCACTTCTTATTCGTCTTAGGAACGTAAACGAGTCCTTTGGCACGGTTAGGATCAATGATGGAAAGGGTTGAACCGGCGTGCATTGCCACTGAGCCGACACCCTGAGTAATACCGAATGATTGCGATGGATCAACAACGACATTCGCGTCCACATCACCAAGTGCATTGTAGCGGAAGCGAATGCCGAAGTTGTCTGCAAGCCAGTCGGAGCTGACAATGCCTTGCATGGCCGAGGAAACGCTTTCCTCTGCGCTCATGCCTTTGGCTGGATTGGTCCAGGCGCCACGGCGATAACCGTTGTACACCTCGTTGCCATCCCAGCGATTTTTGTTGCGGTCCGCGTTATAATGATCCCCGATGAAAAAAATACTGCCGCCGCTCTCGACATACTGAGCCATCGCGGCCTGCTCGCTCGTCTTCAGCGGCACTTGGGCCTCTGCGGTCACGAACACGTCATACAGTTGAAGGTCCGCCAGTGTAATCGGTCCTTGCTTGCGCAGCTCCTGCACGTCGTAGCCATTGTCGGCCAGCGCGTTGCCGAAGTCCGAAAACGCTCCGTCAATGACCCAGTCGGCCGCGCCTGCGGTTTGCGAGTGGGCATTGTCGAACAAAATCTTCTTGCCGGCGTTGCCATTGACCACCTTGGCCTTGATGAACGGCGCCGGGTCTGCTGCACCTTCCGCCTGCGCGACATTCGAACCAGCATTCCATACCAGCTGCGTCGGCAGCGCGATCGTTGCTACCAGCATTGCGCTGAGCAGCCTTTTACTCCATCTACGGGGAATATGTTTCTCCCTCATCCGGATCCTCCTCCGAAATGCTCAGTTCCAGTCGCCCCTTTGGACGAGCTGTGGCTCTAATCGTAGCATGCACATCGGTTCTCTAGTGATGAAATTTTGTAAAAAAAACAAGATCAGGAATATAGTCCCGATCTCATAGTAGGTTTGATCTATTTTTCAGAAAAGGTAGCCTGAGCTTCGACAAAGTCTTGCCCAACAGCTGTTGGAGCTATGTCTAAAATACGCTAACCGCCGCGATTCTCGACTAATCTCCGTTGCACCTCCACCCTACACTAACGCTCGTTTCTAGGTGTCCGAATCCCGTCCAAAATATGCCGTAGCTCCATAACCTTCTCCGGCAGCACCGGACGGAGGGGGTGGCCCTCCACACGCACGGCCGAGCCGGCATGTACCTCTTCCACGCCTGTTGCACGAATGAAATCATCTAGGCCAGGAGCTTTCAAGCCGCTGCCAGCCAGGATGGTGATGCCGGTTCCAGATGCGGCGCGGACGAGCCTTGCCAGTATTGGCACAGCCTGCAGCGCGGACGGTTGGCCGCCGGAAGTGAGGATGCGATTGATCTGCGGGTAGCGAGCGAGCGTATCTAGCGCTGCGAACAAATCAGCAGCTTCATCAAAGGCGCGATGAAAAGTCACGTTCAAATGCTCCGCTTCACCAAGCAGCAGCTCAAGCGCTGCCTCATCAACGTGGGCATCCGGCGTCAAAACGCCCAGCACGATGCCGGCAGCTCGGGTGCGCCGAATGGCGCGGATATCCGCCCGCATAAGCTCCAGCTCCGCACGGTCATACCGGAAGCTGAGGCTGTGGGGCCTTACCATCACATGAACGGGGATGGCTACGGCATTCGCCACCGCCTCTATTAGGCCAATGCTAGGCGTAAGTCCCCCCTCCAGCATGCCCGTGACGAGCTCGATGCGATCCGCTCCCCCGCGTTCAGCGGCTACCGCATCCTCGGGTCTTGTTGCAATAATCTCCAGCTTCATGATGTCCTCTCCCTTTTGCTCTGACTAGTGTACGCTTAGTCCAGAATACAATGAATTACGCCAAATTCTCTACATGATAGCAATCTAGAAGAAACCAAAAGACGGTTAAAATGCTAAAATAAAGACAAGCTAACAAGTGAGTGCTCATTAGGAATGTACCCGTTTCTCGCTGCGCTGCCGCCTGAAGGCAATACTACTTTTCTACAAGGAGATGGCTGTATTGACCTATTCCCCTAAGATGACTTTCATCAACATTCCTGTACAAGATTTGGAAAGGTCCAAGAAGTTTTTTCTCGCGCTCGATATGGAATTCAAGGAAGAAATGACGAACGACGAAGCCGCTTGCCTGGTAGTCAATGATAATACCTTTATCATGCTGCTGACTCACCCGTTCTATAGCAAATTCATCCGCAAGGATATTGCCAACTCCAGTACGAGTGAGCTTATCCTGGCTCTGTCGGCCGACAGCCGTGAGCATGTGAATGAGATTGTCGGTAAGGCGCTTGAAGCAGGAGCAAGTGAGCCGATTGAAGGGCAGGATATGGGCTTCATGTTTACTCGCAGCTTCGAGGATCTCGACGGGCATCTATTCGAAGTTATGTTCTATGACCCATCTGCCGCTGCCGAAGCTTTCTCCCAGGAGCAAGAGAAATAAGCTAAACTGAGTTGGCTACACTTACGCAATGCAGCTTCACTGAGCGATATACTTTATACCCGTGACCAAAAATACGACCCGAAGACTGCTGCAGCAGCTTCCGGGTCGTATTTTATCGTTAGCGAAAATACACCGTGTCATTTTGTTCTCTTCGTTCTTCCAGCACCGGCCGATAAGCGTCGATGACCACCTTGGCATCCGCTTCCGCCCCAAGCTTCATGGACTCGTCCAGTGCTTGGGCAAGCTCCATCTGCAGGCGAGCTACTTTGCTGATGCGCTGCGCATCCAGCATCTCCAGCAGTTCAGGCAATACCTGTTCGGCCGTGGCCGGCTCAGGCTCTCTTCCGGGACGTTTCAGACGCAGCAACGGTCCATCTACGAGCAGTAGGCTTCCATCCATCAATTTGTATTCTCTCATCCTTCTCTCTCCTCTACGTATAGCTGTATATCTCCTTTTTACCCAAAACGGACTTAAATTAGCAACTTTTAATAAAAATCTCCCAAGGGTGGTTTTGAGCTACTTTTCGGAGACGTCGAGTTCTCGAAATTGCCCTGGTGCGGTCTCCGCAGAAGAAATGAGAAGACCGGCGCACTTCAAGTAACTTTGACTACTTGCTTTGCTCGGCGGGGCCGCTTTGGACGCTCTCAAGTAACTTCGACTACTTGCTTTGTTGGGCGGAGCCGCTTTGGACGCTCTCAAGTAACTTCGACTACTTGCTTTGCTCGGCGGAGCCGCTTTGGACGCTCTCAAGTAACTTCGACTACTTGCTTTGCTCGGCGGAGCCGCTTTGGACGCTCTCAAGTAGTTTGACTACTTGCTTTGTTCGGCGGAGCGACTTCCGGCGCGTTCAAGTAACTTCGACTACTTGCTTTGTTCGGCGGAGCGACTTCCGTCGCGTTCAAGTAACTTCGACTACTTGCTTTGTTCGGCGGAGCGACTTCCGTCGCGTTCAAGTAACTTCGACTACTTGCTTTGTTTGCTGGAGCTGCTTTGGACGCGTTCAAGTAGCTTTGACTACTTGCTTTGTTCAGCGGAGCTACTTTGGACGCTCTCAAGTAACTTCGACTACTTGCTTTGTTCGGCGGAGCGACTTCCGTCGCGTTCAAGTAACTTCGACTACTTGCTTTGTTGGCGTAGCTACTTCCGGCGCGTTCAAGTAACTTTGGCTATTTGTTTTTTCGTCGAGACAGCTGGAAAAATTAGAGAAGTGTCTGGTAGAGTTAGATTATGCAATGATTGGTTGGACAGACACTCGCTTTTATCGGTGGACTTCGCATTGCTAAGCTAGTTTCTGAAAATGAAGCAAATTAGTTAGCTGGCGGGTAGGTTGTTCTTGCCGTTTTACAAGCATTCATCATCTTAGACGCGGAATACGCAAGAAAAGATTACTGACCATTTATCAAATAAGTACTGAACTGATTGAGGCATTAGGAGGGGATTTTTTTTTGAAGGAAAAAGTTGCTCTTACTCTCGTTGGACTTGCTTTTATTTTCTTACTCATTCCGGCAGGTCTCTATATCAATAATATTGGATGGAAAAATATAAAACTCATATACGAACTCAACAATAATGATCGATCTATATTTCGAATGGAAACAGAAGGGGAATACCTAACTAAAGCTAATAATCAGGCTGAAATTCTCAAAGAAAAAATGAAAAGTTTAGGATGGAATTTTGTCGGTCAAGAAGGGTCCGGTTATTTTTTCGAAAAGAAGGGTCAAGAAAGTATCATCACTACCAAACAAATTTGGAATCGTCATTACGTGGTTTATAAGGTCAAAGACAATATTGTAGATTTATCACAATAACGTATTTAAAAAAACCGCCGAAGGGCCGTTTTGAGTTCATTTTCGGCGGATCGGCAGAGTAGAGCATATACTCTAACTTCAAGGCAAGAACGGAAGCAGCAAAGCTGCCGTATCCTTGATCCCCAATACAAGAAACATGACTACATAGATCAAAATAAGAACGCGCAGAGGACGGTTCAACCAACCCGGCAAATGTCGCAACGAACGGCTTATGCGGAACCCAGTCACAATATC
This window contains:
- a CDS encoding two-component system, LytT family, sensor histidine kinase LytS; its protein translation is METYTRVLIERMGMLLILMFIMTRLPLFRMLLDRAITLKTGVLYAVMFGLIGIAGTHAGVLAGPEGMDARFWIRGVDSEQLLAHSALIGVVLAGLFGGAGVGTGAGLIAGAHAASLGGLAAGSYLISTPIIGLLAGLVALFFYEERIIAPIKAFFIGVFAPILQMGIILIYTTSSPESIHLVNEIGVPMVLASSIGIALFVAMIQVALREQERAGAVETQRALAVAGTVLPHLEQKLTEESAAEAARVLSMTLSVDAVAVTDMTSVLAYTGPGMERSRPEHPAVSSLCQKAVRTGEVVVAELAAYADSSSSQAEGGQLKQKLTALARRGTLEAKQGPGAVVLIPFQQAGQPVGVLQLFYRSRKHVRKVEEEFASGLSKLISTHLTLARATELEVLTKDAELRALQAQIHPHFLFNTLNSIVTLIRTNPGDARHLTRQLAQFMRASLRTAQSPLIPLQQELEHLRAYLDILHIRFGDQMRLECDAAGGLQDVLIPPSTLQPLVENSIQHGLASRLIGGVVQVSVRREGGAIRIGVQDNGIGIRPELLSILGVMPLQSGEESSGMPSTADNGLGVYNVNERLIRLVGAEAALHYSNLPEGGSRVEFRLPGERREYYEGEAYRADRRR
- a CDS encoding PhnB protein; its protein translation is MAKLTPYLMCEDARAQANFYIESLGGEVLSVMTHRDIPGAEENAPDKVLHMAVTIAGVPLFLTDSFMSQQNGNALYLALEYQEDEEAHRAFNNLAVGAEIRHPLEKAFWGTLFGQLTDKYGVNWMITTEQQASQA
- a CDS encoding Predicted DNA-binding protein, MmcQ/YjbR family; this translates as MNHDKLITIGLGYPGTSVKTPFDPDLQVLYVKEKMFALFGHTGENESVNLKTSPDEAWLQRETYPGAVLPGYHMNKRHWNTVVLNGEVPEAVVEGMMRESYLLVVAGMTKKAQAELAGSLKRVFPELG
- a CDS encoding Chitinase A, N-terminal domain, translating into MREKHIPRRWSKRLLSAMLVATIALPTQLVWNAGSNVAQAEGAADPAPFIKAKVVNGNAGKKILFDNAHSQTAGAADWVIDGAFSDFGNALADNGYDVQELRKQGPITLADLQLYDVFVTAEAQVPLKTSEQAAMAQYVESGGSIFFIGDHYNADRNKNRWDGNEVYNGYRRGAWTNPAKGMSAEESVSSAMQGIVSSDWLADNFGIRFRYNALGDVDANVVVDPSQSFGITQGVGSVAMHAGSTLSIIDPNRAKGLVYVPKTNKKWGNAVDQGVYNGGGIEEGPYVAVSKKGAGKAAFIGDSSPVEDATPKYLREDTGSRKTTYDGFKEQDDAELLVNLIDWLAVDESYTNFSQVDGLQLDQPTPLLAIEDPASSTEPQAEPWSAPNAGYKWYDSATYRAGSYGYTGTAPTPTVSPTTSPTPVPGTVNYGFTNQAVLPSSGAEFPVRITASGLTPNASVSGYSFGIYTTSNGSQVAQLQNEDGSWPSAYGYSSAFSLQADSSGYASKLLNMRLKPGSSGAANMRLRLSGSNLKTVAITLGDVPVETLPPEATPTPTPSTTPTPTPTPTPTPTPTPTPTPTPTPTPTPTPTPTPTPTPTPTPEPTLAPTPTLEPTVAPTPTPEPTVAPTATPEPTPTATPAPSLTIAEARAQAPGATVTVSGVVASQPGIYGGGESFYIQDATGGLYIFQSTPGVKPGDRVVLTGKLTLYNTELELAELTAMNIVENGPLPRAASATTVTAGNQGMLISIGEAVIANLKSATPTGSFEFDAIAGDVTTRIRVDARTGLSLNSFPYANGDRVMLQGISSIFRDVYQLKPRGLQDIAAPADRTAPVTEIALSSAANEAGWHNGEVSFTLTATDDRAGKVTTSYALNGGSPTLYEGPVTVTAEGQTSITYNSVDAAGNRESAKKLDLRIDRTVPAVKLTQSGAPVTNALFTDTLRFELTATDALSGVVSTQLLLNGQPLASGQELSAADLGLGSHNIRYIVTDAAGNAAEQTTAFQITSGSSIAKGAPGAPMLSDNNGHNTGLKDGSYSVTMNMWWGNNGTIFRLYENGKLIRTSVLSDKTPSAQSLKTDLTGKTNGTYIYTAELINVHGVTKSASLAVQVTDANPGKPALSHNNWDGDGSYRVTANLWWGTNATEYRLFENGVLIDTQSMKAATPSAQSAFTDVAGRAPGTYIYQVELANAAGVTSSEILSVTVNR
- a CDS encoding copper homeostasis protein translates to MKLEIIATRPEDAVAAERGGADRIELVTGMLEGGLTPSIGLIEAVANAVAIPVHVMVRPHSLSFRYDRAELELMRADIRAIRRTRAAGIVLGVLTPDAHVDEAALELLLGEAEHLNVTFHRAFDEAADLFAALDTLARYPQINRILTSGGQPSALQAVPILARLVRAASGTGITILAGSGLKAPGLDDFIRATGVEEVHAGSAVRVEGHPLRPVLPEKVMELRHILDGIRTPRNER